One window of the Candidatus Baltobacteraceae bacterium genome contains the following:
- a CDS encoding SEC-C metal-binding domain-containing protein yields the protein MKVGRNELCPCGSGKKFKKCCANRSPIVEASLKNAIGMIIGSEGNPNIVFNRGFVINQLRRDAPRIAQSFDRLCEADLNVLDEYVSRSSMTIYAGRQWAKESGYEVRETCGWLLQNALQTLISAIDILRDGFILQPGVLIRNLVETLIAVVCIFVDKDDWIAFRHDRLRPESRLAAANRMFPLFAELYGVLSANFVHIRRTYSHLHPIMEYESRDYIPLATNINIFRISLWLICVITELVFFDVSEKLYWVSLGSGKYKYEINERGEKAQSELFGDALQEVDGEHAEAETSQDSGGW from the coding sequence GTGAAGGTTGGTCGTAACGAGCTGTGCCCGTGTGGAAGCGGAAAGAAGTTCAAGAAGTGCTGCGCCAACCGCTCGCCTATCGTAGAGGCATCGCTTAAGAACGCGATCGGCATGATTATCGGCAGCGAAGGAAATCCCAATATCGTTTTTAACCGCGGCTTTGTCATCAATCAACTGCGACGTGACGCGCCGCGAATAGCTCAGAGCTTCGATCGCCTCTGTGAAGCTGATCTAAATGTTCTCGATGAGTACGTGTCGCGGTCTTCGATGACGATATACGCGGGACGGCAGTGGGCGAAAGAGAGTGGCTATGAGGTTCGCGAAACGTGTGGCTGGCTCTTACAAAACGCACTGCAAACCCTAATATCAGCAATAGACATTCTTCGTGACGGCTTCATTCTGCAGCCGGGCGTGCTCATCCGAAATCTAGTTGAGACTCTTATCGCCGTGGTTTGTATCTTTGTTGATAAAGACGATTGGATTGCGTTCAGACATGATAGGCTAAGGCCCGAGTCGAGACTCGCCGCGGCAAATCGAATGTTCCCGTTGTTCGCTGAACTCTATGGCGTCTTAAGTGCGAATTTTGTTCACATCCGCCGGACCTACTCACATCTCCACCCTATCATGGAATATGAGTCGCGTGACTACATTCCGCTTGCGACGAACATCAATATCTTTCGAATCTCGCTCTGGTTAATCTGCGTCATTACGGAGCTAGTGTTTTTCGACGTATCGGAAAAGCTCTACTGGGTTTCTCTCGGTTCGGGCAAATACAAGTACGAAATCAACGAGCGCGGTGAAAAGGCTCAGTCGGAGCTGTTTGGCGATGCCCTTCAAGAGGTTGACGGTGAACATGCGGAAGCCGAGACGTCACAAGATAGTGGCGGATGGTAA